A stretch of the Arachis stenosperma cultivar V10309 chromosome 6, arast.V10309.gnm1.PFL2, whole genome shotgun sequence genome encodes the following:
- the LOC130934860 gene encoding uncharacterized protein LOC130934860, translating into MADFLVEVTGDPGEDMGTRWKLHVDGASNQTFGGAEIILESPIGVVYEQSVRFEFPISNNQAEYEALIGGLTLAAEVGARRLEVCSDSQVVTSQVNGSYQAKDPLLQKYLEKVKSLSQKFEEVTVQHVPRERNTRADLLSKLASTKPGEGNRSLIQGMTREPAIALHITTLSSSWLDPITNFLEHGQVPGDEKDAAKLRREAARYAVIQGQLFRKGLSQPLLKCLHPDQTDYVLKEVHEGCCGHHIGGKALARKLIRAGYYWPSMMADSKEFVKKCIKCQQNANFAKAPASELSLLTTSQPFAQWGVDLLGPFPVGPGQVITRFGIPEVVISDNGTQFADKKFTEFLSGLGIRQRFSSVEHPQTNGQVESANKVILSGLKKRLDNKKGAWADELASVLWSYRTTEQSSTKETPFRLTYGVDAVIPVEVGEPSPRLLLKGVEETVEKDLIDEAREMAHLTETALKQRIALRYNTKVLKREFEPDDLVLRRNDIGPPTPGEGKLAANWEGPYRVKKVMGKGAFKLERLDGKEVPRTWNADNLRRFYS; encoded by the exons ATGGCGGATTTCTTGGTTGAAGTAACGGGAGATCCAGGCGAAGACATGGGTACGCGAtggaagctccatgtggacggagcctccaaccagacctTCGGAGGTGCCGAGATCATCCTGGAAAGCCCGATTGGGGTCGTATACGAACAATCGGTTAGATTCGAATTTCCCATCTCAAACAACCAAGCGGAATACGAAGCCCTTATAGGAGGCTTGACCCTAGCGGCGGAAGTCGGCGCAAGAAGACTGGAAGTATGCAGCGATTCCCAAGTCGTCACTTCCCAAGTAAACGGCAGCTACCAAGCCAAGGACCCCTTGTTgcagaagtacttggaaaaggtTAAAAGCTTAAGCCAAAAGTTCGAAGAGGTCACGGTCCAGCATGTACccagagaaaggaacacacgggcagaCCTCCTATCAAAATTGGCCAGCACGAAGCCAGGGGAGGGGAAccggtctctcatccaaggcatgACAAGGGAACCGGCAATCGCACTACACATAACAACCCTAAGTTCTtcatggctagaccccatcaccaACTTCCTAGAACACGGCCAAGTCCCTGGTGATGAAAAGGATGCGGCAAAATTAAGAAGAGAAGCGGCAAGATACGCCGTCATCCAAGGACAGCTGTTCAGAAAAGGGCTTAGTCAACCCTTACTGAAGTGCCTACACCCCGACCAGACGGACTATGTCCTCAAGGAAGTCCATGAGGGCTGCTGTGGGCACCACATCGGAGGCAAAGCCCTAGCAAGGAAGTTAATCCGAGCTGGGTACTACTGGCCGTCAATGATGGCAGATTCTAAAGAGTTTGTCAAAAAATGCATAAAGTGCCAacagaacgccaactttgccaAGGCACCGGCCTCCGAGTTAAGCCTGCTAACGACCTCCCAGCCGTTCGCTCAGTGGGGAGTCGACCTCTTAGGGCCCTTCCCAGTCGGCCCTGGGCAG gtaATAACACGATTCGGGATACCAGAagtcgtcatctcggacaaTGGCACGCAGTTTGCTGACAAGAAGTTCACAGAATTTCTCAGCGGCCTGGGTATAAGGCAAAGGTTCTCTTCGGTAGAACACCCCCAGACGAATGGACAAGTGGAGTCCGCCAACAAGGTTATCCTTTCAGGGTTAAAAAAGAGGTTGGACAACAAGaagggtgcttgggccgacgagctAGCGTCGGTCCTCTGGTCTTACCGAACAACCGAGCAGTCCTCCACCAAGGAAACTCCTTTCCGATTAACGTACGGGGTGGATGCGGTAATACCCGTAGAGGTCGGCGAGCCGAGTCCGCGATTGCTTTTGAAAGGAGTGGAGGAAACTGTAGAAAAGGACCTGATAGATGAAGCCCGGGAAATGGCCCATTTGACGGAAACGGCGCTAAAACAAAGAATAGCTCTGCGAtacaacaccaaagtgctcaagaGGGAATTTGAGCCTGACGACCTCGTCCTAAGACGGAATGATATCGGCCCACCGACCCCCGGAGAGGGCAAGCTAGCGGCAAACTGGGAAGGTCCCTACAGAGTCAAAAAGGTGATGGGAAAAGGAGCCTTTAAGTTAGAAAGGCTCGATGGCAAGGAGGTCCCGAGGACATGGAACGCGGATAACCTTagaagattctactcctag
- the LOC130934861 gene encoding uncharacterized protein LOC130934861 has product MWDLGKGKIRCTLWEDFATKLVKHIEEQPTSEYILIIQFAKFNLFKGAMGISNTNHNSILYINADFQEVKDFRKSVIMAAVPRANQLSQIAADPAYSIEDDLINNSIYKPISKLKASIENGSFLTIGTVIAIDPKNGWWYKSCKHCFHSLREAEDSYYCAKCATYPTTHTPRYSINMKVANDTDTAAFLLYDKGAAKFLGISASDLRLAQLTRGGVNEEYPIELNSFRGKKFLFKVSVKMEDINSFQPCKVIVMKLTDKISLITKFLGKHDVYQPNLALEHSELLSLQTASTDTPKGASSPSVEALVDNSNDAFLTPKRNIISGGWSKQLIDLYPDSANGSSSKCRSSKMAFPALIKSTKISLDRFSIKIYGGLMIKLKYHSIFPSINVAYNYGFVLCPLMK; this is encoded by the exons ATGTGGGATTT GGGAAAAGGCAAGATTAGGTGTACACTTTGGGAGGATTTTGCAACTAAGTTGGTCAAGCACATTGAAGAGCAGCCAACATCAGAGTACATCCTCATTATACAGTTCGCTAAGTTCAACCTCTTTAAAG GTGCAATGGGCATATCAAATACCAATCATAACTCAATTCTCTACATCAATGCGGACTTCCAAGAGGTTAAGGATTTTCGCAAGAG TGTCATCATGGCTGCGGTTCCACGTGCAAACCAACTATCCCAAATTGCTGCAGATCCAGCATACTCTATAGAGGATGATCTCATCAACAACTCCATTTACAAACCCATTTCTAAACTCAAGGCATCTATTGAG AATGGGAGCTTTTTGACAATTGGAACTGTAATTGCAATTGACCCCAAGAACGGTTGGTGGTACAAAAGTTGTAAGCATTGCTTTCATTCACTAAGGGAGGCTGAGGATTCCTACTATTGTGCCAAGTGTGCCACCTATCCAACCACTCACACACCTAG GTATAGCATTAATATGAAGGTTGCTAATGATACTGATACAGCTGCATTCCTTCTTTATGACAAGGGAGCGGCCAAATTTCTTGGAATCTCTGCCTCTGACCTGCGGCTTGCACAGCTAACCAGG GGTGGAGTAAATGAGGAATACCCGATAGAGCTCAATTCCTTTAGGGGTAAGAAATTCCTTTTCAAGGTTTCCGTCAAGATGGAAGATATAAATTCTTTCCAGCCTTGCAAGGTCATTGTGATGAAGCTGACGGATAAGATATCTcttataacaaaatttttagGAAAGCATGATGTATACCAG CCAAACCTTGCATTGGAACACTCAGAACTGTTGAGCCTGCAAACTGCTTCCACCGACACGCCAAAG GGCGCGAGTTCTCCTTCTGTTGAGGCTTTGGTGGACAACTCTAACGATGCTTTCTTGACCCCCAAGAGAAACATTATTAGTGGTGGATGGTCTAAGCAACTCATTGATCTTTATCCAGACTCTGCTAATGGATCATCATCGAAGTGTAGAAGCTCGAAGATGGCATTCCCAGCATTGATAAAGTCTACCAAGATTAGTCTGGATAGATTCTCAATCAAAATATATGGTGGACTAATGATCAAGCTCAAGTATCATAGTATATTTCCCAGTATCAATGTTGCGTATAATTATGGTTTCGTGTTGTGTCCTTTAATGAAGTGA